In a single window of the Candidatus Marinarcus aquaticus genome:
- a CDS encoding TolC family outer membrane protein, producing MYALTLKESVVEALNTNPVVQERLKNFNATQQDLNIAESEFYPSIDYVGRYGRNRAGELKEDEVTDQTYRYYSNSLKLTQNLFNGFSTLNKIDYQKTRILAAAHHYVENANEIAFQTVQAYLDVLRAYQLYQNAQENVNINESIYEDVKSLYDTGLTTKSEMTKIHASLSLSKSNLLVQRNNAKEKEFRFKRLLGRTADVSSMTMPQLDLPLPESLERATMYAIENNPSIIVSHYNIKGSEALYREQKSNFYPKIDFELEQVYNEPERTNSFNSSDDRISAYIVMSWNLFRGGADVAQLQKSRSTIHKEVEILRDLKRQTIEGIELSWSAYEMIGHQLKELYQYNVNAQDTLESYKSEYELGRRTLLDLLSAQNDLINSKSEIINAQIDKLFAQYRILDSMGLLVNVILGDETQYNQVISPTLQPYVEVKDTLPINNDVDQDGVVDNLDICDNSLVGNNIKPYGCAQQTVDSDFDGVIDDKDECPLTSFGDVVDEKGCTVENSENKFVVDQNAYIESVIAYNEKSPMKSEKLGLYDYEFSVDPNKNVKSTPMDNHLMYGKFELIKRFKEVNMNHFKAANSDEQLEAIVNDIKAYQNQDITVTVIGHTRENSDKEESYNDAMQYAQTIKEILIKKGVKKEVILAQSRLDNDKLYVTTRYIDRRYNDRVHVTMYVPEALDDDKDGVVNELDQCPNTPKGYKVDNKGCPFDDDKDGVVNELDKCPSTPVGYIVDESGCSKKIDLRVLFEHDSSVILPKTLQQINLFKKYLDDFPQYNVVITGHASKDSNALVQYNMQLSLQRANAVKAYLVEQGIDEKRITTIGKGFSEPLVSNDTPEGQAKNRRIEAQLLEAAKVELN from the coding sequence ATGTATGCACTAACTCTTAAAGAGAGTGTGGTAGAAGCATTAAATACAAATCCTGTTGTTCAAGAAAGATTGAAAAACTTCAACGCAACACAACAAGATTTAAATATCGCAGAATCAGAGTTTTACCCAAGTATTGATTATGTTGGTCGATATGGGCGAAACAGAGCAGGTGAGTTAAAAGAGGATGAAGTGACTGACCAAACGTACCGGTATTACAGTAACTCTTTGAAATTGACTCAAAACTTGTTTAATGGCTTCAGTACGCTTAATAAAATAGATTATCAAAAAACACGAATTTTAGCGGCAGCTCATCACTATGTTGAAAATGCCAATGAGATTGCTTTTCAAACAGTACAAGCCTATTTAGATGTATTAAGAGCGTATCAATTGTACCAAAATGCACAAGAGAATGTGAATATCAATGAATCTATTTATGAAGATGTGAAATCGTTGTATGACACAGGATTAACAACAAAATCTGAGATGACCAAAATTCATGCATCACTCTCTTTATCTAAATCAAACTTGCTTGTGCAAAGAAATAATGCTAAAGAGAAAGAGTTTCGATTTAAAAGATTATTAGGGCGAACCGCTGATGTCTCTTCAATGACAATGCCACAACTTGATTTGCCACTTCCTGAGAGTTTAGAACGTGCAACCATGTATGCCATAGAAAATAACCCTTCTATTATCGTAAGTCACTATAATATCAAAGGGAGTGAAGCGTTATATCGAGAACAAAAGAGTAATTTTTATCCTAAAATAGACTTTGAATTAGAACAAGTTTATAACGAACCAGAAAGAACCAACAGTTTTAACTCATCAGATGATCGAATCAGTGCATATATTGTGATGAGCTGGAATTTGTTCAGAGGTGGTGCAGATGTGGCTCAATTACAAAAAAGTCGAAGTACCATTCACAAAGAAGTTGAAATTTTAAGAGATTTAAAACGACAAACCATTGAAGGAATTGAACTTTCATGGTCCGCGTATGAAATGATTGGTCATCAACTAAAAGAGTTGTATCAATACAATGTAAATGCTCAAGATACATTAGAGAGTTATAAAAGTGAGTATGAGTTGGGACGACGAACATTGCTTGACCTTTTATCCGCGCAAAATGATTTGATTAATTCTAAGAGTGAAATTATCAATGCACAAATTGACAAATTGTTTGCCCAATACCGTATTTTAGACTCTATGGGATTATTGGTGAATGTCATTTTAGGAGATGAAACTCAATACAATCAAGTCATTTCACCCACCTTACAACCGTATGTTGAAGTTAAAGATACTTTGCCTATAAATAATGATGTGGATCAAGATGGTGTGGTGGATAACTTAGATATTTGTGATAACTCTTTAGTTGGAAATAATATTAAACCTTACGGATGTGCACAACAAACTGTTGATTCAGATTTTGATGGTGTGATTGATGACAAAGATGAATGTCCCTTGACTTCATTTGGTGATGTAGTGGATGAAAAAGGGTGTACCGTTGAAAACAGTGAAAATAAATTTGTTGTTGATCAAAATGCGTATATTGAAAGTGTGATTGCGTATAATGAGAAGAGTCCTATGAAATCTGAAAAATTAGGATTGTATGATTATGAGTTTAGTGTAGACCCAAATAAAAATGTGAAATCAACACCAATGGATAATCACTTGATGTATGGTAAATTTGAGTTGATTAAACGTTTTAAAGAGGTGAATATGAATCACTTTAAAGCTGCAAACTCAGATGAGCAACTTGAAGCCATTGTCAATGATATTAAAGCGTATCAAAACCAAGATATTACAGTAACGGTTATTGGACATACAAGAGAAAACAGTGATAAAGAAGAGAGTTATAATGATGCCATGCAATATGCTCAAACCATCAAAGAGATTTTAATCAAAAAAGGGGTTAAAAAAGAGGTCATTTTAGCTCAATCACGACTTGATAATGATAAACTTTATGTTACAACACGATATATTGATCGAAGATACAATGATCGTGTGCATGTTACAATGTATGTGCCTGAGGCACTTGATGATGATAAAGACGGCGTTGTAAATGAGTTGGATCAATGTCCCAACACACCAAAAGGGTATAAAGTAGACAATAAAGGATGCCCTTTTGATGATGATAAAGATGGGGTTGTAAATGAGTTGGATAAATGTCCTTCTACTCCTGTAGGATACATTGTTGATGAGTCAGGGTGCTCTAAAAAGATTGACTTGAGAGTTCTTTTTGAACATGATTCGTCAGTTATTTTGCCAAAGACGCTTCAACAAATTAATTTATTCAAAAAATATTTGGATGACTTCCCTCAATATAACGTTGTTATTACGGGACATGCAAGTAAAGATTCCAATGCTTTAGTGCAATACAACATGCAACTTTCACTACAAAGAGCCAATGCAGTTAAAGCTTATTTAGTTGAACAAGGTATTGATGAAAAACGAATTACAACCATTGGAAAAGGTTTCAGTGAACCTTTAGTCAGTAATGATACGCCAGAAGGACAAGCAAAAAATAGAAGAATTGAAGCTCAACTCCTTGAAGCAGCCAAAGTTGAGTTGAATTAA
- a CDS encoding response regulator transcription factor: protein MKMLLLEDDTMLGEAITKYIESTGHVVKLVKNGNDALALIGVEKFDLLIFDITVPGMDGLTLLETIHNNKIRIPTIFISALIDIEDISRAFDLGCFDYLKKPFHLKELTLRIDKLLQIRQGPQAHKRLSKSYSFDSDTLTLLFNNEPQILHKRQLQIIELLSQNRSRVVNYDMFREYVWNDDEIDNATIRAEVNRVKKSLREDFIINIRSIGYMIERPTSL, encoded by the coding sequence ATGAAAATGTTACTGCTTGAAGATGATACAATGTTGGGAGAAGCGATTACAAAGTATATAGAATCAACAGGACATGTTGTGAAGTTGGTCAAAAATGGGAATGATGCTTTGGCGCTTATTGGGGTTGAAAAATTTGATTTGTTGATTTTTGATATTACTGTACCCGGAATGGATGGGTTAACGTTGCTTGAAACCATTCATAATAATAAAATACGAATTCCCACGATTTTTATATCTGCTTTGATTGATATTGAGGATATTTCGCGTGCCTTTGACTTGGGTTGTTTTGATTATTTGAAAAAGCCGTTTCATCTAAAGGAACTCACTTTACGTATTGATAAGTTACTTCAAATACGACAAGGTCCACAAGCCCATAAGCGTCTTTCAAAATCATACAGCTTTGACAGTGATACGTTAACTCTATTATTTAATAATGAACCTCAGATTTTGCATAAACGTCAACTTCAAATTATAGAATTGCTTTCTCAAAATAGAAGCAGAGTGGTTAATTATGATATGTTCAGAGAATATGTTTGGAATGATGATGAAATTGATAATGCAACCATTCGAGCTGAAGTGAATCGAGTGAAAAAGAGTTTGCGTGAAGACTTCATTATCAATATTCGCTCAATTGGTTATATGATTGAGCGACCAACATCTTTATAA
- a CDS encoding sensor domain-containing diguanylate cyclase yields the protein MNIKYKVVFTVTFLLISFSIGSSILNYMKALEETQTQLKERSLPLSIDNIYTEVQKNLIEPTLVSSMMANDTFLKDWLLLEETDVDKITKYLETIKNKYNMFTTFLVSEKTGNYYTYTGLLEKIEKENSNNSWYYKFKAIQEPYEINLDFNKFMGDSLIMFVNYKIFDEKYHYLGATGIGIKISYINDMLKHFRVKYKFKVYFVDKNGNVVLSENNNTLKSLNDIEGLKAYKDDILVENSNVIEYMEKNRHYVLNTKYIKELNLHLIVEAKVENFTAEVEKTFYLNLIISLGVTSLIIFIILVTIKEYNRKLERLAAFDSLTKLPNRRNFNQYFEKALRLFARDNTPRSVVFFDIDNFKLINDNYGHLVGDRVLKRIATILNMQIRSSDMVSRWGGEEFLVLLNDSQLEDSVEIAQKIRISFENDIELNDLIKGGVTASFGVTTFKEGDTIEKIVARADKALYEAKRSGKNIVIQG from the coding sequence ATGAATATAAAATATAAAGTTGTTTTTACTGTTACTTTTTTATTGATCTCGTTTTCTATAGGTTCGTCCATATTAAACTATATGAAGGCTTTAGAAGAGACACAAACGCAACTCAAAGAGCGTTCACTGCCTTTGTCCATTGACAATATCTATACAGAAGTGCAAAAAAACTTGATTGAACCCACCTTGGTCTCTTCAATGATGGCCAATGATACGTTCTTAAAAGATTGGTTGTTGCTTGAAGAGACAGATGTAGATAAAATCACCAAATATTTAGAGACCATTAAAAATAAATACAACATGTTTACCACATTTTTAGTTTCTGAAAAAACGGGCAACTACTACACATATACAGGTCTGTTGGAAAAAATTGAAAAAGAGAACTCTAACAACTCTTGGTATTATAAATTTAAAGCCATACAAGAACCGTATGAAATCAATTTGGATTTTAATAAGTTCATGGGTGATTCTTTGATCATGTTTGTTAATTACAAAATTTTTGATGAGAAGTATCATTATTTGGGGGCAACGGGTATTGGTATAAAAATCTCTTATATCAATGATATGCTCAAACATTTCAGAGTAAAATATAAATTTAAGGTCTATTTTGTTGATAAAAATGGCAATGTTGTGCTTTCTGAGAACAACAATACGCTTAAAAGTTTAAATGACATTGAAGGACTTAAAGCGTATAAAGATGATATCTTGGTTGAAAACAGCAACGTGATTGAGTACATGGAAAAAAACCGACACTATGTTTTAAACACCAAATACATCAAAGAGTTGAACTTGCATCTTATTGTTGAAGCAAAGGTTGAGAACTTTACTGCTGAAGTTGAGAAGACTTTTTATTTGAACTTGATCATCTCTTTGGGAGTGACGTCACTTATTATTTTCATTATTTTGGTTACGATTAAAGAGTATAACCGTAAACTTGAACGCTTGGCTGCTTTTGACAGTCTGACAAAACTGCCAAATCGACGAAATTTTAATCAATATTTTGAAAAAGCCTTAAGACTTTTTGCTCGAGATAACACACCTCGTTCGGTGGTCTTTTTTGATATTGATAACTTTAAACTCATTAATGATAACTACGGGCATTTAGTAGGAGATAGGGTCTTAAAAAGAATTGCCACAATATTGAATATGCAAATCCGAAGTAGTGATATGGTTTCACGATGGGGTGGAGAGGAATTTTTAGTTTTATTAAATGACTCTCAACTTGAAGACAGTGTTGAGATTGCACAAAAAATTCGTATTTCGTTTGAAAATGATATTGAATTGAATGATTTGATTAAAGGGGGCGTGACGGCCAGTTTTGGAGTGACTACTTTTAAAGAAGGCGATACCATAGAAAAGATTGTGGCACGTGCAGACAAAGCACTCTATGAAGCAAAACGCAGTGGCAAAAACATAGTTATACAGGGATAA
- a CDS encoding fumarylacetoacetate hydrolase family protein → MNKILCQTKDIYPSKIVCIGRNYVDHIKELNNDVPEEMVFFIKPNSSISPILQIPQGHTSCHYEAEISFLIEEGKISAVGFGLDLTLREVQSQLKKKGLPWERAKAFDGASVFSEFVPFVYQNENLHVRLFIDEVLIQNGSVELMINKPEEIIKEANTFLSFEDGDILMTGTPAGVGELQVGAQFKGQILLDHRVIVEKQWQVN, encoded by the coding sequence ATGAATAAAATTTTATGTCAAACAAAAGATATATACCCTTCTAAAATTGTCTGTATCGGGCGTAATTATGTGGATCATATTAAAGAATTAAACAACGATGTACCTGAAGAGATGGTCTTTTTTATTAAACCCAATTCTTCGATTTCACCAATATTACAGATACCACAAGGGCATACTTCTTGTCACTATGAAGCCGAAATATCGTTTTTAATAGAAGAGGGAAAAATAAGTGCAGTGGGATTTGGATTGGATTTAACGTTAAGAGAGGTACAAAGCCAATTGAAGAAAAAAGGCTTACCGTGGGAAAGAGCCAAAGCATTTGATGGGGCATCCGTTTTTTCTGAATTTGTTCCTTTTGTTTATCAAAATGAAAATTTGCACGTGCGTCTTTTTATTGATGAGGTTCTTATACAAAATGGCAGTGTGGAATTAATGATCAATAAGCCAGAAGAGATTATTAAAGAGGCCAATACGTTTTTAAGCTTTGAAGATGGCGATATTTTAATGACCGGTACTCCTGCAGGTGTGGGAGAGTTACAAGTGGGTGCACAATTTAAAGGGCAGATTTTACTTGATCATCGTGTTATTGTGGAAAAACAGTGGCAAGTAAATTAG
- a CDS encoding NUDIX hydrolase: protein MKKKEFKNLLQNLPKRPGVMGRDKLFNSAVLIPFVKIKGEYYILFQKRAKHIRQGGDICFPGGGFEEGIDKSFKQTALREINEELGIKKKEIKIIGRLDTMVASFGAIVEPFIGLVKKSALKKMVIDHNEVENTLLIPLDYFKSHEPEVYNLRSEVKPYHIDEMGNKEVYFPVDELGLPQTYRKPWGHKKHKVYVYKYEGEVIWGMTAVILNDLLQRY from the coding sequence ATGAAAAAAAAAGAGTTTAAAAATCTGCTTCAAAATCTTCCTAAACGTCCAGGTGTAATGGGGCGAGACAAACTGTTTAACAGTGCGGTGCTTATTCCTTTTGTTAAAATCAAAGGGGAGTATTATATCCTTTTTCAAAAACGAGCAAAACATATACGTCAAGGGGGAGATATCTGTTTTCCTGGAGGTGGTTTTGAAGAAGGGATTGATAAGAGTTTTAAACAAACGGCTCTTCGAGAGATCAATGAAGAGTTGGGTATTAAGAAAAAAGAGATCAAAATCATTGGTCGTTTGGATACCATGGTAGCAAGTTTTGGTGCAATTGTAGAACCGTTTATTGGCTTGGTGAAAAAGTCTGCATTAAAAAAGATGGTCATTGATCACAATGAAGTTGAAAATACGCTTCTTATTCCTTTGGATTATTTTAAATCGCATGAACCTGAAGTCTATAATTTGCGAAGTGAAGTAAAACCTTATCATATTGATGAAATGGGCAACAAAGAGGTCTATTTCCCTGTCGATGAGTTGGGCTTACCTCAAACCTATCGTAAACCTTGGGGACATAAAAAACACAAAGTTTATGTTTATAAATACGAAGGTGAAGTCATTTGGGGAATGACCGCAGTGATTTTAAATGATTTGCTTCAAAGGTATTAA
- a CDS encoding FIST N-terminal domain-containing protein, with product MQTFTYKYEHQTLEKTIPFEKFKDKENLLIQVFCGENKEILHSIAKDLKEQLPQCVLIGTTTDGEINNSNIHTHSTIISFSIFDKTTLSSHSISGSDYYEDGESLAQKLIKENTKLLILFTDGTTGNGEEFLKGIESVNSNVIICGGMAGDNGKFTQTYICENETIIEQGAVGVALHSDVLEVYNDYRFNWSPIGIEHTIDKIEHNRVYTISGMTPVEFYEKYLGKEVSKELPSTGIEFPLIVEKNGFNIARAVIAKHSDGSLSFAGNLKQGDKVRLGFGNAEMIMKKSIDTYDAISQQNAQTFFIYSCMARRRYMPNLINIEIDPFVKVAPTVGFFSYAEFYHHQGHNELLNQTFTVVGLCESDCGKDPKGTDFKKKTEHEKNEYAVTIGALTHLIEQSTLDYDKQRIRLQTEKNYSNNLLKSQDLFIKHAVHETNTPLSVIMNNIELFEMEYGKNLYLSNIEAAMKNVFSIYDDLSYLIKNEQVIYVKHDIDLVDYLRSRIEFFDIVAKKGKLAFQFESALENFNIHFNETKLQRIIDNNITNAIKYTKEMEMIYITLQKEDEGCSVAFKSKSLQIENPDKIFEQFYREHSKQKGFGLGLNLVKEICDSEKIKIELKSNEDETAFIYYFTGVNV from the coding sequence ATGCAAACATTTACATATAAGTATGAACATCAAACATTAGAAAAGACCATACCTTTTGAAAAATTCAAGGATAAAGAAAATCTTCTAATACAAGTTTTTTGTGGCGAAAATAAAGAAATTTTACACTCTATTGCCAAGGATTTAAAAGAACAATTACCACAATGTGTATTGATCGGTACTACAACAGACGGTGAAATTAATAACTCAAATATACATACGCATAGTACCATTATCTCATTTTCAATTTTTGATAAAACGACTCTGAGTAGTCACAGTATCAGTGGCAGTGATTATTATGAAGATGGAGAATCATTAGCTCAAAAACTTATTAAAGAAAACACCAAACTGCTGATTTTATTCACAGATGGTACAACCGGAAACGGGGAAGAGTTTTTAAAAGGGATAGAATCGGTTAATAGTAATGTTATTATTTGTGGAGGGATGGCCGGAGATAACGGAAAATTTACACAAACATATATTTGTGAAAATGAAACCATTATAGAACAAGGTGCTGTTGGAGTTGCTTTGCATTCAGATGTTTTAGAAGTTTATAACGACTACCGTTTTAATTGGTCACCCATTGGTATTGAACATACCATTGATAAGATTGAACACAATCGAGTCTATACAATCTCAGGGATGACGCCTGTTGAATTTTATGAAAAATATTTAGGAAAAGAGGTTTCTAAAGAGTTGCCTTCAACAGGGATTGAATTTCCTTTAATCGTTGAAAAAAACGGTTTCAATATTGCCCGAGCGGTTATTGCGAAACATTCAGATGGAAGCTTGAGTTTTGCAGGTAATTTAAAGCAAGGGGATAAGGTGCGTTTAGGGTTTGGAAATGCTGAAATGATTATGAAAAAATCAATCGATACTTATGATGCAATTTCTCAACAAAATGCACAAACTTTTTTTATCTATTCTTGTATGGCTCGACGACGATATATGCCCAATTTAATCAATATCGAGATTGATCCTTTTGTAAAAGTTGCACCCACGGTCGGCTTTTTTTCATATGCGGAATTTTATCATCACCAAGGGCACAATGAACTTTTAAATCAAACATTTACGGTGGTGGGATTGTGTGAATCTGATTGTGGAAAAGATCCAAAAGGTACAGACTTCAAGAAAAAAACAGAACATGAAAAGAATGAATATGCCGTAACTATTGGAGCATTAACACATTTAATTGAACAATCGACACTGGATTATGATAAGCAAAGAATACGTTTACAAACAGAAAAAAACTATTCTAATAATTTGCTCAAATCGCAAGATTTATTTATCAAACATGCTGTACATGAAACCAATACGCCTTTGAGTGTGATCATGAATAATATTGAACTTTTTGAGATGGAATATGGTAAAAACCTTTATTTATCGAACATTGAAGCTGCCATGAAAAATGTTTTTAGCATCTATGATGATTTGTCGTATTTGATTAAAAATGAGCAGGTGATATATGTAAAGCACGACATTGATTTAGTGGATTATCTTAGGAGTCGTATTGAGTTTTTTGATATTGTGGCAAAAAAAGGAAAATTGGCATTTCAATTTGAGAGTGCTTTAGAGAATTTTAATATTCATTTTAATGAAACAAAACTGCAACGTATTATTGATAATAATATCACCAATGCTATAAAATATACCAAAGAAATGGAAATGATATATATTACTCTTCAAAAAGAAGATGAGGGTTGCAGTGTTGCATTTAAAAGTAAATCTTTACAAATAGAGAATCCGGATAAAATTTTTGAACAGTTTTACAGAGAACACTCCAAACAAAAAGGTTTTGGATTGGGGTTAAATTTAGTTAAAGAGATTTGTGACAGTGAAAAGATAAAAATAGAATTGAAATCTAACGAAGATGAAACGGCGTTTATTTACTATTTTACGGGAGTGAATGTATGA
- a CDS encoding DsrE family protein: MEKENLLIVLSSGDREVALKFPLLYGNVVLERGYWKTAHLMLWGPSIKLIAHDTTLQEKIKEMQTSGVEMSACIVCVEEYACVEELEALNIQINHTGELLTKALKDESYAVITL, from the coding sequence ATGGAAAAAGAAAATTTACTTATAGTACTCAGTAGCGGTGACAGAGAGGTTGCATTGAAGTTTCCATTGCTGTATGGAAATGTTGTTTTAGAACGAGGATATTGGAAAACGGCTCATTTAATGTTATGGGGGCCTTCGATTAAACTCATTGCTCACGATACAACCCTGCAAGAAAAAATCAAAGAGATGCAAACAAGTGGTGTGGAGATGAGTGCATGCATTGTATGTGTGGAAGAGTATGCATGTGTGGAAGAATTAGAAGCCTTGAACATTCAAATCAATCACACCGGAGAGCTTTTAACCAAAGCCTTAAAAGATGAGAGTTATGCGGTGATAACGCTTTGA
- a CDS encoding methionine-R-sulfoxide reductase, which yields MQYNELTDEEKYVIEHKGTERPFSGKYYEFYEEGVYTCKKCGAKLFDSSSKFSSGCGWPSFDDDLGTVKRVPDADGRRTEIVCAKCGGHLGHVFEGEGFTPKNTRHCVNSLSIDFEKENQ from the coding sequence ATGCAATATAATGAACTTACAGATGAAGAGAAATATGTCATAGAACACAAAGGGACAGAACGTCCGTTTAGTGGAAAATATTATGAGTTTTATGAAGAGGGAGTATATACTTGTAAAAAATGTGGTGCAAAATTGTTTGACTCCAGCAGTAAGTTCAGTTCAGGATGTGGTTGGCCCAGTTTTGATGATGACTTAGGAACGGTTAAGAGAGTGCCCGATGCAGATGGACGACGTACAGAAATTGTGTGTGCAAAATGCGGCGGGCATTTGGGGCATGTATTTGAAGGAGAGGGATTTACACCTAAAAACACACGACATTGTGTCAACTCTTTATCAATAGATTTTGAAAAGGAAAACCAATGA
- the msrA gene encoding peptide-methionine (S)-S-oxide reductase MsrA yields the protein MKKEAYFAAGCFWGVEYHFQQQEGVLGAISGYMGGVTPHPSYKEVCSGLTGHLETVKVEYDDEVIDFLTLLKLFFEIHDFTQTNGQGPDIGSQYLSAVFYNNEEEKQHCKDTIEMLNAKGYEVATSLISAHNTPFFEAEEYHQDYYFKHNKIPYCHTRKPIF from the coding sequence ATGAAAAAAGAGGCTTATTTTGCAGCAGGTTGTTTCTGGGGAGTAGAGTACCATTTTCAACAACAAGAAGGGGTACTTGGTGCTATCAGTGGTTATATGGGTGGTGTTACACCACACCCCTCATATAAAGAGGTGTGCTCTGGATTAACAGGTCATCTTGAAACTGTAAAAGTAGAGTACGATGATGAGGTTATTGATTTTTTAACGTTGCTTAAACTCTTTTTTGAGATACATGATTTTACACAAACCAATGGTCAAGGCCCTGATATAGGAAGTCAGTATTTAAGTGCTGTATTTTATAATAATGAAGAGGAAAAACAGCACTGTAAAGATACGATTGAAATGCTAAATGCCAAAGGGTATGAGGTTGCAACTTCTCTTATTTCAGCACACAACACACCTTTTTTTGAAGCTGAAGAGTACCATCAAGATTATTATTTCAAACATAATAAAATCCCATATTGTCACACAAGAAAGCCCATATTTTAG